The sequence GGTTTCCATTTTATCTGTCGGTGTTTCCCAAGTGGCACCGTTATGAATATCCCACGGATAAATGAAGTAAACTGTATTCAAAAGGATGTAGATGGTCAGTATTGAAATCAAAGCTTTTTTAGCTGATATTCCTGGAAATCTGATGTTTATGAATCCTGAGATCCTGCCGATGATGTAGGCCAGAATGACCATGAATGCAGGTACGCATGTCAGGAGGTAACCCGGTTTCACAACGTAGATCAGGAGGTAGAAAGTGAATGCAGGACCTGCCCATAAGAGAAAGAACAGTGTCAGTGGTTTCTTAAGGTGAAACATTAAATCGTTCTTTAAAACATCTCTACGTTTGATTAAGAAGTATAAAACTGCTAAAAGGCCAATCACAGTTAATCCCAGAAGTGACCAGATTATGCATGCTCCAGAATTTAGTATCTGATGGCTGATACTGGCACCGAAGAGTATGGACGTGTAATCTGCAGCTGCAGATGTTGTTTTAAGGAGTTGAAGGTACTCATGAATTCCCCCAACTGAAAGGGCAGTGGGTATGAGCCAGGAGAGAATGGACAGTGCAAAGATGCCCATGCCCTTGATGACCTTGGTGAAGGAGGGTTTTGCATGGAGTATGCAGAGTATCCACAATGGAAGCATGAACTCCACTATATCAGTTCTGAAACCCCCTGCCAAACCCAGTACAAATGCAGAGATATAAATAAACCTTTCATCTCCATTGAATAATTTGTAGCATGTGTAACCAATTAAGATACTGAAGAAGGCTTCGAAGATGTAGATACTTGCAATTTCTCCGTAAAACCATATCAATGGGTTGAAGATGAAGAGTATGGAGCTTAGAATACCCACTTTTCTTGAAAAGATCTCCTGTGTCATGAAGTACAGCAGCACAGAACTCAAGGCAGTAAAGGTTATTGCCAGTGCTATCAGGCTGGTGTTTGGATCGTTGAACAACAGGTTAAAACCCCTTCCAAGGGCAACGTAGAAAATGTAACCTGGAGGATGGGGCTGTTGTTGGAGTATGTTGTAGTTGG is a genomic window of Methanobacterium congolense containing:
- a CDS encoding ArnT family glycosyltransferase, producing MPRSYALSGAKIKWDVVFPLILITTVVITRIPFMSKFLYEWDSVNYAMALSNYNILQQQPHPPGYIFYVALGRGFNLLFNDPNTSLIALAITFTALSSVLLYFMTQEIFSRKVGILSSILFIFNPLIWFYGEIASIYIFEAFFSILIGYTCYKLFNGDERFIYISAFVLGLAGGFRTDIVEFMLPLWILCILHAKPSFTKVIKGMGIFALSILSWLIPTALSVGGIHEYLQLLKTTSAAADYTSILFGASISHQILNSGACIIWSLLGLTVIGLLAVLYFLIKRRDVLKNDLMFHLKKPLTLFFLLWAGPAFTFYLLIYVVKPGYLLTCVPAFMVILAYIIGRISGFINIRFPGISAKKALISILTIYILLNTVYFIYPWDIHNGATWETPTDKMETSQELWFDFDVGLIYNNAKISANDENTALHIQNILNISNSDPSSTIIVIRDINREDEGFNWRKAMYYLPGYDVYYLFDDENSGITGNVSMWHGKNNSYTTSEATTLDVPMNSSTTRIVWIMSNQTSFYQEVNKEVGVNSIELSNGLNIYYSQIGNQTSSFQISGFIFQR